One window of the Candidatus Saccharibacteria bacterium genome contains the following:
- a CDS encoding IS982 family transposase: MFVWVDDIVVQPNKRGQHPALKDSELLTILIWDGLTEPHKNLSSLYGWACREYSDCFPHMPKYQNFVAHVHRLLPQMVWLLQTLLASGAPLRFVDSTMLPVCKPIRANRHKVAKGVADFGKNWQGWHYGFKLHAAIDYNNRLAAVVFTPANEHDNQHIEQLVNDHTKILVGDSHYGGSVMRKRLWKKHKTIVIAPPHHTQRKKLAADWQMLLLHMRPKIEATFGKLKEHHFLVTSFPRSVKGYFTHYVRVLLGYQMRVVS; this comes from the coding sequence GTGTTTGTTTGGGTAGACGACATAGTCGTCCAACCAAACAAACGAGGTCAGCATCCGGCCCTTAAAGACAGTGAACTCCTCACTATCCTCATATGGGATGGCCTCACCGAACCCCACAAAAACCTTTCGAGTTTGTACGGCTGGGCTTGCAGAGAGTACTCGGATTGTTTTCCTCATATGCCCAAGTACCAAAACTTTGTGGCTCACGTGCATCGATTACTGCCACAGATGGTTTGGTTGCTACAGACGCTTCTAGCAAGCGGAGCACCGCTCCGCTTTGTCGACAGCACAATGCTCCCCGTCTGTAAGCCCATACGTGCTAACAGACACAAAGTAGCCAAGGGTGTAGCCGACTTTGGCAAGAACTGGCAAGGGTGGCACTACGGGTTCAAGCTCCATGCGGCCATAGATTACAACAACAGGTTAGCAGCTGTTGTATTTACTCCTGCTAATGAACACGACAATCAGCACATCGAACAACTCGTGAATGACCACACGAAGATACTTGTCGGCGATAGTCACTACGGTGGCAGCGTCATGCGCAAGCGACTCTGGAAGAAACATAAAACTATAGTGATCGCACCACCGCATCATACTCAAAGAAAGAAATTAGCCGCAGACTGGCAAATGCTTTTGCTCCACATGAGACCAAAGATAGAAGCTACCTTCGGCAAACTCAAGGAACACCACTTCTTGGTCACTTCGTTCCCAAGAAGTGTTAAGGGTTACTTCACGCACTACGTGCGCGTACTACTCGGCTACCAGATGAGGGTAGTTTCGTGA
- a CDS encoding IS982 family transposase: protein MRALQKQYIVDVFVWVDDLVTQPVRPGQKPILKDSELLTILIWDGLTEPHKTLKSLYRWIERDYADCFPKLPKYQKFVRHCHRLLPTLVWFLQLTLANDAPLRFCDSTMLPVCKTVRADRHKVAKGVAQFGKNHQGWWYGFKLHAAVNLKGQLAALCFTPANEYDAQHLEKLVNHATKVVVGDSHYAASPMRKRLWKKYGIVVVANNRKRALMTDWQYFLQTLRQKVEASFGKLKENHCLVSSFPRSVQGYFVHYIRTLIGYQLANG from the coding sequence ATGCGTGCTTTACAGAAACAATATATCGTAGATGTCTTCGTTTGGGTAGATGACCTGGTGACTCAGCCAGTCCGTCCCGGCCAGAAACCAATCCTGAAAGATAGTGAGCTACTCACCATTCTCATCTGGGATGGATTAACCGAGCCGCATAAAACCCTCAAAAGCCTGTACCGCTGGATTGAACGTGATTATGCTGACTGTTTCCCAAAACTCCCCAAGTACCAGAAGTTTGTTCGTCATTGCCATCGTTTGCTTCCAACACTGGTTTGGTTCTTGCAGTTAACCCTAGCGAATGATGCACCGCTCAGGTTCTGTGACAGCACGATGCTACCCGTATGTAAAACGGTGCGGGCTGACCGGCATAAGGTAGCCAAAGGTGTAGCTCAGTTTGGTAAGAACCACCAGGGTTGGTGGTATGGCTTTAAGCTGCACGCGGCCGTCAATCTCAAAGGGCAATTGGCAGCTCTTTGCTTTACGCCAGCCAATGAGTACGATGCCCAACATCTTGAGAAGCTCGTCAACCACGCGACAAAGGTCGTCGTCGGCGATAGCCACTACGCCGCCAGTCCGATGCGTAAGCGTCTCTGGAAGAAGTATGGCATCGTCGTCGTGGCAAACAACAGAAAACGAGCACTGATGACAGATTGGCAATACTTCCTGCAAACCTTGAGACAGAAGGTAGAGGCCAGCTTCGGCAAGCTCAAGGAGAACCACTGCTTAGTAAGCTCATTTCCAAGAAGCGTACAGGGCTACTTCGTTCACTACATCCGAACACTCATTGGGTACCAGTTGGCTAATGGGTGA
- a CDS encoding MBL fold metallo-hydrolase yields MQVKITKYGHSCVLVEAEERGKPRVALFDPGGWSELDLDTIGWIDDVFVSHIHGDHCDPSKLQQIAAKFPDVRITAPTDVVKLLREQGIHQAADIVPTGAAAFASPHEEVRPFGAVVPEEIGIHFLGVYTHPGDSHSFAAAMPVLALPVVAPWGSTRRAVELALELKPKYVLPVHDWFLSDTAREWTYEGMAQVLAAQGITLLKLQQGVAIELDIR; encoded by the coding sequence ATGCAAGTGAAGATAACGAAATACGGGCATAGTTGTGTGCTCGTGGAAGCCGAGGAGCGGGGCAAGCCGAGGGTGGCGTTGTTTGACCCCGGTGGCTGGAGCGAGCTAGATTTGGACACAATTGGGTGGATTGATGACGTGTTTGTTTCTCATATACACGGTGACCACTGTGACCCGAGCAAGCTGCAGCAAATAGCGGCAAAGTTCCCAGATGTGCGTATTACTGCACCAACTGATGTAGTCAAACTGCTGCGCGAGCAAGGGATTCACCAGGCAGCAGATATTGTTCCTACGGGGGCGGCCGCATTTGCATCTCCCCACGAAGAAGTACGTCCATTCGGCGCAGTAGTGCCGGAAGAAATTGGCATACATTTCCTGGGTGTGTACACGCACCCTGGTGACAGCCATAGTTTTGCCGCAGCCATGCCGGTGCTGGCGCTACCAGTGGTGGCGCCGTGGGGCTCTACTCGCCGCGCAGTAGAACTTGCCCTAGAACTAAAGCCAAAGTACGTTTTGCCGGTCCATGACTGGTTTTTGAGTGATACGGCACGGGAGTGGACGTATGAGGGGATGGCCCAGGTGCTAGCCGCGCAAGGAATCACGCTGCTGAAGCTACAGCAGGGCGTGGCAATAGAGCTTGATATCCGGTAG
- a CDS encoding NYN domain-containing protein yields MSENQKQGQGRKPWWIGRQQKKPSAPAKPKGNYAFIDSQNLNLGVQKIGWKMDWHKFREWLRSEYNVTQAYMFIGYLPDNESLYEQMYAHGFLVVLKPTVDIKQRPTTNVQRSANNQPSAINDRAKHARPGENDLGKTEEAEKPQVKGNIDADLVLYAMKELPHYDKAVIVSGDGDFFSLIEYLRDQKRLLKVLAPNRRFSTLLQEFDEYIEGLDQHRGELAYRTYRKPKNK; encoded by the coding sequence ATGAGTGAAAATCAAAAACAGGGGCAGGGGAGGAAACCGTGGTGGATTGGGCGGCAACAGAAAAAGCCGTCTGCGCCAGCGAAGCCAAAGGGAAATTACGCGTTTATCGATAGCCAGAACCTGAACCTGGGGGTGCAGAAGATTGGTTGGAAGATGGACTGGCACAAGTTTCGCGAGTGGCTGCGCAGCGAATACAACGTGACACAGGCCTACATGTTTATAGGCTATTTGCCCGACAACGAATCGCTGTACGAGCAGATGTATGCCCATGGGTTTTTGGTGGTGCTAAAGCCCACGGTTGACATAAAACAACGACCAACGACCAACGTTCAACGTTCAGCAAACAATCAACCATCAGCCATCAACGATAGAGCGAAACATGCTCGTCCGGGTGAAAATGACCTAGGCAAAACAGAGGAAGCAGAGAAGCCCCAGGTGAAAGGGAACATAGATGCTGACCTTGTGCTGTACGCCATGAAAGAGTTGCCACATTACGACAAAGCGGTTATTGTGAGCGGCGACGGCGACTTTTTTAGCCTTATAGAATATCTCCGCGACCAAAAGAGACTTCTAAAAGTACTGGCACCCAACCGCCGTTTCTCTACCTTGCTGCAAGAATTTGACGAATACATAGAAGGTCTAGACCAACACAGGGGCGAGCTTGCCTACCGCACCTACCGTAAACCGAAAAACAAATAG
- a CDS encoding AAA family ATPase: protein MRQSQALNLMMQGQSVFLTGAPGAGKTYVLNQFVRLAKQRGKNVAVTASTGIAATHIGGSTIHSWSGLGILDSLSQHDLARLSAKSNLVKRYNSTDILVIDEVSMLHGRRLDMVNAVAKKIRRSDAPFGGLQVVLVGDLFQLPPVTRGSDTADFAHQSVTWQELNPVICYLNEQHRQAAGDTLLDLLGAMRRGDVNEFHELALRERMNRSIQDAQAVTRLYAHNVDVDTINHCHLQAIQQPARRYTMEAKGAAAKREQLMKSVLAPEVLELKKGAEVMFVANSQKGKFVNGTRGVVVDFVNGAPLVVTTGGREVLVELHSWSLEEDGRVKAEVTQLPLRLAWAITIHKSQGMSLDAAEIDLSRSFTPGMGYVALSRVRSMDGIFLVGINHTALAMHPVVHEFDLWLREASEQMALKTADFTEEAEKNEVESALDEALLSTLKKWRTGQAAKEKIPPYMVFHDTTLQELAARRPQTTQALLAVKGMGKMKHEKYGAQLLEILAS, encoded by the coding sequence ATGAGACAGTCACAAGCACTCAATCTAATGATGCAGGGCCAGTCGGTTTTTTTGACGGGTGCGCCTGGGGCGGGGAAGACATACGTTTTGAACCAGTTTGTGCGTCTTGCCAAGCAGCGGGGCAAGAATGTAGCCGTTACGGCCAGTACGGGGATTGCCGCGACGCACATAGGAGGTAGCACTATACACAGCTGGTCTGGGCTAGGAATACTTGATAGCTTGAGCCAGCACGACCTCGCTCGCCTGAGCGCCAAATCGAACTTGGTGAAGCGCTACAATAGCACCGATATACTCGTTATAGACGAAGTGTCAATGCTGCACGGTCGGCGGCTCGATATGGTGAACGCGGTTGCAAAAAAGATTCGGCGCAGTGACGCCCCGTTTGGCGGCCTGCAGGTGGTGTTGGTGGGTGATTTGTTTCAGCTACCACCGGTAACACGGGGGAGCGACACAGCAGATTTTGCCCACCAAAGTGTAACCTGGCAAGAACTCAACCCCGTTATATGCTATCTGAACGAACAGCACCGGCAAGCTGCCGGAGATACGCTTTTGGACTTGCTGGGTGCCATGCGCCGCGGCGACGTAAATGAGTTTCACGAGCTAGCACTTCGAGAACGTATGAATCGGTCCATACAAGACGCTCAGGCGGTGACTCGACTGTATGCTCACAACGTAGATGTCGATACCATAAATCATTGCCACCTCCAGGCCATTCAGCAGCCCGCGCGCCGTTACACTATGGAGGCAAAAGGTGCGGCTGCCAAACGCGAACAGCTTATGAAAAGTGTGCTCGCACCGGAGGTGTTGGAGCTAAAAAAAGGCGCCGAAGTTATGTTTGTAGCCAACAGCCAAAAAGGCAAATTTGTAAATGGCACCCGGGGCGTGGTGGTAGACTTTGTGAACGGCGCACCTCTGGTGGTTACGACCGGCGGCCGCGAAGTGCTAGTAGAGCTGCACAGTTGGTCGCTTGAGGAAGATGGCCGCGTGAAAGCTGAGGTGACGCAGCTCCCGCTCCGGCTCGCGTGGGCCATCACCATCCATAAAAGCCAAGGCATGAGCCTGGATGCCGCCGAGATTGACCTGAGCCGGAGTTTTACGCCCGGTATGGGCTACGTGGCGCTGAGCCGCGTGCGAAGTATGGACGGCATATTTCTGGTGGGCATCAACCACACGGCGCTTGCTATGCACCCGGTCGTACATGAGTTTGACCTGTGGCTGCGGGAGGCTTCGGAACAAATGGCGTTAAAAACAGCTGATTTTACCGAAGAGGCCGAAAAAAATGAGGTGGAATCGGCACTCGACGAAGCACTACTAAGCACACTCAAAAAATGGCGCACGGGGCAGGCAGCCAAAGAAAAAATCCCGCCCTACATGGTTTTTCACGACACCACGCTCCAAGAGCTTGCCGCCCGCCGCCCACAGACCACTCAGGCACTCTTGGCAGTAAAAGGTATGGGTAAGATGAAGCATGAAAAATATGGGGCTCAGTTGCTGGAAATCCTAGCTAGTTAG